The Nocardia sp. NBC_01329 sequence TATCGACTGGATAGAACCGACGACCCGGGCGGCCGTGCTCCCACAGTGGCACTACACCCATCTGTTCGACGATGTCTTTCCCTACGTGCTCGATCGCGGTATCGAGGAACGGCAACTCCGGACGATGCTCGTGGACGTACCCCATACGTTCTTCGCGGCGGGCTGACCGGGCCCACCGGCGGCGGCCACACCCCGACCGGGTTCCCGAGCCCGGTGGGCCCGGAAGCTAGGGTTGTCGATCATGCCTGGTCTGCCCGCTTCGCGCGCCCGTGCGCTGCTCGCCGCACTCCTGCTCGCTGTGGCCGTACTGGCGACAGCGTGTGGCAGTGGCGGCGGCGGTGACAGCGCCACCCGCGACCTGTGCGCGCCACCGGGACCGGCGGCCGCCACCGCGGCCCCGGCGAACCTGACCGCCCCGGGCGCCGGAAAAGAGGACCGGTTCACCACCGAATCCACCGAGCCGCCGGAATCGGTCGATATCGCCCGTTTGGGGCTGATCCAGCCGGGCGTACTGAGTGTGGGCACCCTCTCCGACGCACCGCCGAGTATCTGCGTGAACTCCACCGGCGCGTTCACCGGCTTCGACAACGAGCTCCTGCGGGCGGTGGCCGCGAAGATCGGCCTGCGGGTCGAGTTCTCCGGTACCGAATTCGCCGGACTGCTGGCTCAGGTCGCGGGCAAACGGTTCGATGTCGGCTCGTCCAACATCACCACCACCGACGCCAGGCGTGAGATGGTCGGCTTCACCAACGGCTACGATTTCGGCTACTTCTCGCTGGTCGTCGAGGACGGCAGCCCGGTGCGCGGGTTCGCCGATCTCGGTCCCGGTTCCCGGGTCGCGGTGGTGCAGGGCACGGTTCAGGACGAGTACGTGGTCAACGAACTGGGCCTGGATCCGGTGAAGTTCCCGGACTACAACACCGCCTACGCGAATGTGAAAACCGGTCAGGTGGACGCCTGGGTCGCGCCGTCGGCACAGGCCGAGGGCGCGATCGCACCGGGTGACGCGACCTCGGTCGTACAGAACTCGTTCAGCCTCGACAATTTCGCCGGCTGGGCGGTCGCGAAGAACAACAAGCCGCTGATCGACGCCCTCAACTCCGGGTTGGACGCGGTGATCGCCGACGGCACCTACGCTCGGCTCTACAGCGACTGGGTGCCGCGGGAACTGCCGCCCGGCTGGAAGCCCGGTTCGAAGGCGGCGCCCGCCCCGCAACTACCGGATTTCGCCGCGATCGCGGCCGAACGCGCGCCGCAGGAACAGACAGCACAGGCGCCGAAATCGACTCTGCAACAGCTACGCGACACCTTCTTCGACTGGTCGCTCTACCGGCAGGCCCTGCCGGACCTGTTCAAGACGGGCTTACCCAACACCCTGATCCTCGCACTGGTCTCGGGCGCGCTCGGCACCGTGATCGGCATGCTGCTCGCGGTAGCCGGTATCTCGCGTACCCGCTGGCTGCGCTGGCCGGCCCGGGTGTACACCGATATCTTCCGCGGTCTGCCCGCGGTGGTCATCATCCTGCTCATCGGCCTCGGCGTCGGACCGGTGGTCAGCGGCCTCACCGGCAACAACCCCTACTGGCTCGGCGCGGTGGCGCTGGCCCTGCTGGCTTCGGCCTATATCGGTGAGATCTTCCGCTCCGGTATCCAGTCGGTGGAGCCGGGCCAGCTGGAGGCGGCGCGCGCGATCGGCTTCGGATACCGGCAGGCGATGACACTGGTGGTGATCCCCCAGGGCGTGCGCCGGGTACTGCCCGCGTTGATGAATCAGTTCATCGCGTTGATCAAGGATTCGTCGCTCATCTACTTCCTCGGCCTGCTGGCCACCCAGCGCGAACTGTTCGCGGTCGGCCGCGACCTCAACGCCCAGACCGGCAACCTGTCGCCACTGGTGGCCGCCGGTCTGGTCTATCTCCTGCTGACCATCCCACTCACCCACCTGGTGAACTACATCGATCGGCGGATGCGCACCGGCCGGCCCGATCAGCCGATCGACCCGGTCGAGCAGGCCACCATCACCGAAGGGCGGGGGTAACCGATGAGTGCCTCACTGACCGGCACCGGACTCCACCTGCGGCTGGGCGGCAACCAGATCCTGCGTGGGGTGGATGTCCACGTCGACGCGGGTAAGACCACGACGGTGATCGGCCCGTCGGGTTCCGGGAAGTCCACCCTGCTACGGGTGCTGAACCGGCTGTACGAACCCGATTCCGGCGATATTCTGCTCGACGGCGATTCGGTGCTCACCGAGAATCCGGACCGGCTGCGCCAGCGCATCGGGATGGTGTTCCAGCAGTTCAACCTGTTCCCGCACCGGACTGTCGCCGACAATATCGCGCTGGGCCCGCGGAAACTGCGCGGTTTGTCCAAGGAGGAGGCGCGCACGCTGGCACTGGAGCAGCTCGAGGTGGTGGGCCTCACCGGCAAAGCCGATTCCCGTCCCGCGAACCTGTCCGGCGGCCAGCAACAGCGGGTGGCGATCGCGCGGGCGCTGGCCATGAAACCGGACATCATGTTCTTCGACGAAGCCACCTCCGCACTGGATCCGGAACTGGTCAAGGGCGTGCTCGCGCTGATGTCGGACCTGGCCGCGGGCGGTATGTCGATGGTTGTGGTGACCCACGAGATGGGGTTCGCGCGGAGTGTCTCCGACCATGTGGTGTTCATGGACGGCGGTCTGGTGGTGGAGTCCGGGAGCCCGGACGCTCTCTTCGACAGTGCCGAAACACCGCGGCTGCGAAGGTTTCTCGACCAGGTGCTCTGAAACGACGATACTGAAGCCATGAGCGATGACGATCGGACCGGCAACCCCTACGGCACACCGACCACCAGCGGACCCCGGCCCATCGGCCGGGCCCAGGGCGTGACCAACCGGGTGGTCCGCACTCTGCTGCGGGTACCGGGCCTGTCGGGTGTCGTCGGGAAACGCCTGGCGACC is a genomic window containing:
- a CDS encoding ABC transporter substrate-binding protein/permease; the encoded protein is MPGLPASRARALLAALLLAVAVLATACGSGGGGDSATRDLCAPPGPAAATAAPANLTAPGAGKEDRFTTESTEPPESVDIARLGLIQPGVLSVGTLSDAPPSICVNSTGAFTGFDNELLRAVAAKIGLRVEFSGTEFAGLLAQVAGKRFDVGSSNITTTDARREMVGFTNGYDFGYFSLVVEDGSPVRGFADLGPGSRVAVVQGTVQDEYVVNELGLDPVKFPDYNTAYANVKTGQVDAWVAPSAQAEGAIAPGDATSVVQNSFSLDNFAGWAVAKNNKPLIDALNSGLDAVIADGTYARLYSDWVPRELPPGWKPGSKAAPAPQLPDFAAIAAERAPQEQTAQAPKSTLQQLRDTFFDWSLYRQALPDLFKTGLPNTLILALVSGALGTVIGMLLAVAGISRTRWLRWPARVYTDIFRGLPAVVIILLIGLGVGPVVSGLTGNNPYWLGAVALALLASAYIGEIFRSGIQSVEPGQLEAARAIGFGYRQAMTLVVIPQGVRRVLPALMNQFIALIKDSSLIYFLGLLATQRELFAVGRDLNAQTGNLSPLVAAGLVYLLLTIPLTHLVNYIDRRMRTGRPDQPIDPVEQATITEGRG
- a CDS encoding amino acid ABC transporter ATP-binding protein gives rise to the protein MSASLTGTGLHLRLGGNQILRGVDVHVDAGKTTTVIGPSGSGKSTLLRVLNRLYEPDSGDILLDGDSVLTENPDRLRQRIGMVFQQFNLFPHRTVADNIALGPRKLRGLSKEEARTLALEQLEVVGLTGKADSRPANLSGGQQQRVAIARALAMKPDIMFFDEATSALDPELVKGVLALMSDLAAGGMSMVVVTHEMGFARSVSDHVVFMDGGLVVESGSPDALFDSAETPRLRRFLDQVL